From a region of the Stenotrophomonas sp. BIO128-Bstrain genome:
- a CDS encoding cation diffusion facilitator family transporter → MGHDHDHLPSEIRHEKPLWWALGLTTTFLLVEVAGAFWTNSLALLSDAAHMATDTLALMIALVAVRLSRRPPDAKRTYGYARLEAIGAMINGGMLFVVAGYILWEAVQRFRAPQEIASTGMLVIAVFGLVINLISMRLLRAGSGESLNVKGAYLEVWADMLGSVAVILGALLIRWTGWKPIDPILAVLIGLWVLPRTWVLMREAINVLLEGVPKGMDVAEVRSTLCTHDGVVDVHDLHVWALASSTPALTAHVVMGAGVDADRLRRELGTRLHEQHGIDHVTLQIETDHCGDPCSVGTPRDPHADDHAGHDHATHDHAGHAHGSHAHGGNDSRRAASDAQGHHGHPHP, encoded by the coding sequence ATGGGTCACGACCACGACCATCTGCCCAGCGAGATCCGCCACGAGAAGCCGCTGTGGTGGGCGCTGGGCCTGACCACCACCTTCCTGCTGGTGGAGGTGGCCGGCGCGTTCTGGACCAACAGCCTGGCCCTGCTGTCCGATGCCGCGCACATGGCCACCGACACCCTCGCGCTGATGATCGCGCTGGTCGCGGTCCGGCTCAGCCGACGCCCGCCCGATGCCAAGCGCACCTATGGCTATGCGCGGCTGGAGGCCATCGGCGCGATGATCAACGGCGGCATGCTGTTCGTGGTCGCTGGCTACATTCTCTGGGAGGCGGTGCAGCGTTTCCGCGCGCCGCAGGAGATCGCCTCCACCGGCATGCTGGTGATCGCGGTGTTCGGGCTGGTCATCAACCTGATTTCGATGCGCCTGCTGCGTGCTGGCAGCGGCGAGAGCCTCAACGTCAAGGGGGCCTACCTGGAAGTCTGGGCGGACATGCTGGGCTCGGTCGCGGTGATTCTCGGCGCGCTGCTCATCCGCTGGACCGGCTGGAAACCGATCGATCCGATCCTGGCCGTGCTGATCGGCCTGTGGGTGCTGCCGCGCACCTGGGTGTTGATGCGCGAGGCGATCAACGTGCTGCTCGAAGGCGTGCCCAAGGGCATGGATGTCGCTGAGGTGCGCAGCACCCTGTGTACGCACGATGGGGTGGTGGATGTGCACGACCTGCACGTCTGGGCGCTGGCCTCCAGTACCCCGGCACTGACCGCGCATGTGGTGATGGGGGCCGGTGTGGATGCGGACCGTCTGCGCCGCGAGCTGGGCACCCGGCTGCACGAGCAGCACGGCATCGACCACGTGACCCTGCAGATCGAGACGGACCACTGCGGCGACCCCTGCAGCGTCGGCACCCCGCGTGACCCGCATGCCGATGACCATGCCGGGCATGACCACGCCACGCACGATCATGCCGGCCATGCACACGGCAGCCACGCACACGGCGGCAACGACAGCCGCCGCGCCGCATCGGACGCGCAGGGCCACCACGGGCATCCGCATCCCTGA
- a CDS encoding Imm30 family immunity protein — MHGRAMLDLRPIVGRSSTMQSLSEQSDINQEYLLLQDAATRKDATFLPRILLALDDDSEHIDLMKDLIGLAESFDAHCYLSAVLDSNSTLANRAPDWLDVITYRIMNSRPDLQLYGELLNQHHDRSSIATYLRGFLERNPEKRQQAAMMIASIPNHLR, encoded by the coding sequence ATGCACGGTCGCGCCATGCTCGACCTGCGGCCAATCGTGGGGCGGTCTTCTACCATGCAATCACTGAGCGAACAGAGCGATATCAATCAGGAGTACCTCCTGTTGCAGGACGCAGCGACAAGGAAAGATGCCACCTTCCTTCCACGCATACTTCTTGCACTCGATGACGATTCCGAGCACATTGATTTGATGAAGGACCTGATTGGACTGGCGGAATCGTTCGATGCGCATTGCTACCTTTCGGCTGTTCTCGATTCAAACAGCACGCTTGCAAACCGTGCCCCGGATTGGCTCGATGTCATCACGTATCGCATCATGAACTCTCGCCCGGATCTTCAACTTTATGGAGAGTTGCTGAATCAGCATCACGACAGGAGCAGTATCGCGACCTATCTCCGCGGGTTTCTCGAAAGAAATCCTGAAAAAAGGCAGCAAGCAGCAATGATGATTGCATCGATTCCTAACCACCTTCGATAG
- a CDS encoding M13 family metallopeptidase: MKFFKLVPLGLTAAIAVSLASCGKTDTAPAAPADAKPAFDQSQIKTALISLNNADLDTAIAACTDLNGFVNSKWLKANPVPNDQTTWGSFEILRERSLEVQHALVQQAAASQAKAGTVEAKIGDIWKTGSDEAKIEAAGITPLQPQLDKIAALNDTAAITQYLRDSQAVGQGVLFSLFANADYKDSANVIAYVGQGGLGLPEKGYYFDDSQAKIRDAYVAYIAQVLTLSGVDAEQAKTQAKAVMDFETRLAKASMSRIEMRDPAKRYNPVSAADADKLTPNFSWTALFDTLKVPAAQKFSMAQPGFFGEVDKMLADVPAATWQAYLRFHTIDDAAPYLSSAFEKANFDFYSTTLRGQKEMQPRWKRVLESVNGAIGEGLGQMYVDAVFPADSKVQMQHLVENLSVALKARLEKLEWMSEDTRKKALEKWASFTPKIGYPDKWRDWSGLETNGDSYLGNMQAARTFNYRYMLNKIGKPVDKTEWGMTPQTVNAYYNATKNEIVFPAAILQAPFFDAKADPALNYGGIGAVIGHEMMHGYDDSGSQFAANGNFDNWWTDSDRAAFTQRTDQLVAQFDGYESLPGVNVKGKLTLGENIGDLGGLTVAYDALQMALKEDPKANVEVDGYSQDQRFFMNWATVWRRNFNEGELRVRLNTDPHAPANFRANGAPSNMPAYAQAFECKAGDAMVRADDKRVVIW; this comes from the coding sequence ATGAAGTTTTTCAAGCTGGTCCCGCTGGGCCTGACCGCCGCCATCGCCGTGTCGCTGGCGTCCTGTGGCAAGACCGATACCGCGCCTGCCGCCCCTGCCGATGCCAAGCCGGCATTCGATCAGTCGCAGATCAAGACCGCGCTGATCTCGCTCAACAATGCCGATCTGGACACCGCCATCGCCGCCTGTACCGACCTCAACGGGTTCGTGAACAGCAAGTGGCTCAAGGCCAACCCGGTCCCGAACGACCAGACCACCTGGGGCAGCTTCGAAATCCTGCGCGAGCGCTCGCTGGAAGTGCAGCACGCGCTGGTCCAGCAGGCCGCCGCCAGCCAGGCCAAGGCCGGCACGGTGGAAGCCAAGATCGGCGACATCTGGAAGACCGGTTCGGACGAAGCCAAGATCGAGGCCGCCGGCATCACCCCGTTGCAGCCGCAGCTGGACAAGATCGCCGCGCTGAACGACACCGCCGCCATCACCCAGTACCTGCGCGACAGCCAGGCGGTGGGCCAGGGCGTGCTGTTCTCGCTGTTCGCCAACGCCGATTACAAGGACTCGGCCAACGTCATCGCCTATGTCGGCCAGGGCGGCCTCGGCCTGCCGGAGAAGGGCTATTACTTCGACGATTCGCAGGCCAAGATCCGCGATGCGTACGTTGCCTACATCGCCCAGGTGCTGACCCTGTCCGGCGTCGATGCCGAGCAGGCCAAGACCCAGGCCAAGGCCGTGATGGACTTCGAGACGCGCCTGGCCAAGGCCTCGATGTCGCGCATCGAAATGCGTGACCCCGCCAAGCGCTACAACCCGGTCAGCGCCGCGGACGCAGACAAGCTCACCCCGAACTTCAGCTGGACCGCGCTGTTCGACACCCTGAAGGTGCCGGCCGCGCAGAAGTTCTCGATGGCCCAGCCGGGCTTCTTCGGTGAAGTGGACAAGATGCTGGCCGACGTGCCGGCGGCCACCTGGCAGGCCTACCTGCGCTTCCACACCATCGATGACGCTGCGCCGTACCTGAGCAGCGCCTTCGAAAAGGCCAACTTCGATTTCTACAGCACCACCCTGCGTGGCCAGAAGGAAATGCAGCCGCGCTGGAAGCGCGTGCTGGAGTCGGTCAACGGCGCCATCGGCGAAGGCCTGGGCCAGATGTATGTCGACGCCGTGTTCCCGGCCGACTCCAAGGTGCAGATGCAGCACCTGGTGGAGAACCTCTCGGTGGCGCTGAAGGCGCGCTTGGAGAAGCTGGAGTGGATGAGCGAAGACACCCGCAAGAAGGCGCTGGAGAAGTGGGCCAGCTTCACCCCGAAGATCGGCTACCCGGACAAGTGGCGTGACTGGTCGGGCCTGGAAACCAACGGCGACAGCTACCTGGGCAACATGCAGGCCGCGCGCACGTTCAACTACCGCTACATGCTCAACAAGATCGGCAAGCCGGTGGACAAGACCGAGTGGGGCATGACCCCGCAGACCGTCAACGCCTACTACAACGCCACCAAGAACGAGATCGTGTTCCCGGCGGCGATCCTGCAGGCGCCGTTCTTCGACGCCAAGGCCGATCCGGCGCTGAACTACGGCGGCATCGGTGCGGTCATCGGCCACGAGATGATGCACGGCTACGACGATTCGGGCAGCCAGTTCGCCGCCAACGGCAACTTCGACAACTGGTGGACCGACAGCGACCGTGCCGCCTTCACCCAGCGCACCGACCAGCTGGTGGCGCAGTTCGACGGCTATGAGTCGCTGCCGGGCGTGAACGTGAAGGGCAAGCTGACCCTGGGCGAGAACATCGGCGACCTGGGTGGCCTGACCGTGGCGTACGACGCGCTGCAGATGGCGCTGAAGGAAGACCCGAAGGCCAACGTCGAGGTCGACGGCTATTCGCAGGACCAGCGCTTCTTCATGAACTGGGCCACCGTGTGGCGCCGCAACTTCAATGAAGGCGAGCTGCGCGTGCGCCTGAACACCGACCCGCACGCCCCGGCCAACTTCCGCGCCAACGGTGCGCCGTCGAACATGCCGGCGTACGCGCAGGCGTTCGAGTGCAAGGCCGGCGATGCGATGGTGCGGGCCGACGACAAGCGCGTTGTGATCTGGTAA
- the mfd gene encoding transcription-repair coupling factor produces the protein MSRTSYPAPPLPRPGQLRAWWRAPASATALAWYIARAAQSHDGPLLVVARDNHGANQIEADLHTLLGSAGDVPIGAFPDWETLPYDAFSPHPDIISQRLAALHALPALKRGIVVVPVQTLLQQLAPLKYVIGGSFDLTVGQRLDLDAEKRRLESAGYRNVPQVMDPGDFAVRGGLLDVYPMGAEAPLRVELLDEDIDSIRAFDPESQRSLDKVEAVHMLPGREVPLDDLSVSRVLNTLRERFDVDTRRSALYQDLKAGIAPAGIEYYLPLFFDKTATLLDYLQPNVLPVLAPNVFDAAAAFWAQTQNRYEQRRHDVERPLLAPEELYASPEQLRATLNGLARVEVWPPDHDRIGDAQPLGDQPLPPLPVAARDAPAGEALKSFIGHYPGRVLIAADSAGRREALLEVLLAAELKPPVVADLPGFLADDSVRFGITVAPLEDGFALENPPIAVLTERQLFPERAGQQRRSRRAGREPEAIIRDLGELSEGSPIVHEDHGVGRYRGLIVLDAGGMPGEFLEIEYAKGDRLYVPVAQLHLISRYSGASPETAPLHSLGGEQWTKAKRKAAEKVRDVAAELLEIQARRRARAGLALHVDRAMYEPFAAGFPFEETPDQLAAIDATLRDLASSQPMDRVVCGDVGFGKTEVAVRAAFAAASAGKQVAVLVPTTLLAEQHYRNFRDRFADWPLKVEVLSRFKSTKEIKAELEKVAAGTIDVIVGTHRLLQPDVKFKDLGLVIVDEEQRFGVRQKEALKAMRANVHLLTLTATPIPRTLNMAMAGLRDLSIIATPPPNRLAVKTFITAWDNALLREAFQRELARGGQLYFLHNDVESIGRMQRELAELVPEARIGIAHGQMPERELERVMLDFQKQRFNVLLSTTIIESGIDIPNANTIIINRADRFGLAQLHQLRGRVGRSHHRAYAYLVVPDKRAMTPDAEKRLEAIASMDELGAGFTLATHDLEIRGAGELLGEDQSGQMAEVGFSLYTELLERAVRSIRLGKLPDLDAGEEARGAEVELHVPALIPDDYLPDVHTRLTLYKRISSARDGGELRELQVEMIDRFGLLPDPAKHLFAIAELKLQANVLGIRKLELGENGGRIVFNPKPEIDPMAVIQLIQKQPKLYTMDGPDKLRIKHPLPLPEDRFSAAKALLLTLSPR, from the coding sequence ATGTCACGCACCTCCTATCCCGCTCCGCCGCTGCCACGTCCTGGACAGCTCCGCGCCTGGTGGCGCGCTCCCGCTTCGGCGACAGCGCTGGCGTGGTACATCGCCCGCGCGGCACAGTCGCACGACGGGCCGTTGCTGGTGGTCGCACGCGACAACCACGGCGCGAACCAGATCGAAGCGGATCTGCACACCCTGCTGGGCAGTGCCGGCGATGTGCCGATCGGGGCCTTCCCGGATTGGGAAACCCTGCCCTACGACGCCTTCAGCCCGCACCCGGACATCATTTCCCAACGTCTGGCCGCACTGCACGCCCTGCCTGCGCTGAAGCGCGGCATTGTGGTGGTGCCGGTGCAGACGCTGCTGCAGCAGTTGGCCCCGCTCAAGTACGTCATCGGCGGCAGCTTCGACCTCACCGTCGGCCAGCGCTTGGATCTGGACGCGGAGAAGCGCCGCCTGGAATCGGCCGGTTACCGCAACGTGCCGCAGGTGATGGACCCGGGTGATTTCGCGGTGCGTGGCGGTCTGCTCGATGTCTACCCGATGGGCGCCGAGGCGCCGCTGCGGGTGGAGCTGCTCGACGAAGACATTGATTCGATCCGCGCCTTCGATCCGGAATCGCAGCGCTCGCTGGACAAGGTCGAGGCGGTGCACATGCTGCCCGGCCGTGAAGTACCGCTGGATGATCTCAGCGTCTCGCGCGTGCTCAACACGCTGCGCGAACGCTTCGACGTGGATACCCGGCGCAGCGCGCTGTACCAGGATCTCAAGGCCGGCATCGCGCCGGCCGGCATCGAGTATTACCTGCCGCTGTTCTTCGACAAGACCGCGACCCTGCTCGATTACCTCCAGCCCAACGTGCTGCCGGTACTGGCGCCGAACGTGTTCGATGCTGCGGCCGCCTTCTGGGCGCAAACGCAGAACCGCTACGAGCAGCGGCGGCACGATGTGGAGCGCCCGCTGCTGGCGCCGGAAGAGCTGTATGCCAGCCCCGAGCAACTGCGCGCCACGCTCAACGGCCTGGCCCGCGTTGAAGTCTGGCCGCCGGATCACGACCGCATCGGCGATGCACAGCCGCTGGGCGACCAGCCCCTGCCTCCGCTGCCGGTCGCCGCGCGCGATGCGCCGGCCGGGGAAGCGCTCAAATCCTTCATCGGGCATTACCCGGGCCGGGTGCTGATCGCCGCCGATTCCGCCGGCCGCCGCGAAGCGCTGCTGGAAGTGCTGCTCGCCGCGGAGCTGAAGCCGCCGGTGGTCGCCGACCTGCCCGGCTTCCTGGCCGATGACAGCGTGCGCTTCGGCATCACCGTGGCGCCGCTTGAAGACGGCTTCGCGCTGGAGAACCCGCCGATCGCGGTGCTCACCGAGCGCCAGCTGTTCCCGGAACGGGCCGGCCAGCAACGCCGCAGCCGCCGTGCCGGGCGTGAGCCGGAAGCCATCATCCGCGACCTAGGCGAGCTCAGCGAAGGCTCGCCGATCGTGCACGAAGACCACGGTGTTGGCCGCTACCGCGGACTGATCGTGCTCGATGCCGGCGGCATGCCGGGCGAGTTCCTGGAAATCGAATACGCCAAGGGCGACCGCCTGTACGTGCCGGTCGCCCAGCTGCACCTGATCAGCCGCTATTCCGGTGCCTCGCCGGAAACCGCTCCGCTGCATTCTCTCGGTGGCGAGCAGTGGACCAAGGCCAAGCGCAAGGCGGCCGAAAAGGTCCGCGACGTCGCCGCCGAACTGCTGGAAATCCAGGCGCGTCGCCGTGCCCGTGCCGGCCTGGCGCTGCACGTGGACCGCGCGATGTACGAGCCGTTCGCGGCCGGCTTCCCGTTCGAGGAGACGCCCGACCAGCTCGCCGCGATCGACGCGACGCTGCGCGATCTGGCCAGCAGCCAGCCGATGGACCGCGTGGTCTGCGGCGACGTCGGCTTCGGCAAGACCGAAGTCGCCGTACGCGCCGCGTTCGCCGCGGCCAGTGCAGGCAAGCAGGTGGCCGTGCTGGTGCCGACCACGCTCCTGGCCGAACAGCATTACCGCAACTTCCGCGATCGTTTCGCCGATTGGCCGCTCAAGGTGGAGGTGCTGTCGCGCTTCAAATCCACCAAGGAGATCAAGGCCGAACTGGAGAAGGTCGCGGCCGGCACCATCGATGTGATCGTCGGTACGCACCGGCTGCTGCAGCCGGACGTGAAGTTCAAGGATCTGGGCCTGGTCATCGTCGATGAAGAGCAGCGCTTCGGTGTGCGCCAGAAGGAAGCGCTCAAAGCGATGCGCGCCAACGTGCACCTGCTCACGCTGACCGCCACGCCGATCCCGCGCACGCTCAACATGGCCATGGCCGGGCTGCGCGATCTGTCCATCATCGCCACGCCGCCGCCGAACCGCCTGGCGGTCAAGACCTTCATTACCGCCTGGGACAACGCGCTGCTGCGCGAGGCGTTCCAGCGCGAGCTGGCCCGTGGTGGCCAGCTGTACTTCCTGCACAACGACGTGGAGAGCATCGGCCGCATGCAGCGCGAGCTAGCCGAGCTGGTGCCCGAGGCCCGCATCGGCATCGCGCACGGGCAGATGCCCGAGCGCGAGCTGGAGCGGGTGATGCTCGACTTCCAGAAGCAGCGCTTCAACGTGCTGCTGTCGACCACGATCATCGAATCGGGCATCGACATCCCCAACGCCAACACCATCATCATCAACCGCGCCGACCGCTTCGGCCTGGCCCAGCTGCACCAGCTGCGCGGCCGTGTCGGTCGCTCGCACCACCGTGCCTATGCCTACCTGGTGGTGCCGGACAAGCGCGCGATGACGCCCGATGCCGAAAAACGCCTGGAGGCGATCGCCTCGATGGACGAACTTGGCGCCGGCTTTACCCTGGCCACGCACGATCTTGAGATCCGCGGTGCGGGCGAACTGCTCGGCGAAGACCAGAGCGGGCAGATGGCCGAGGTCGGTTTCAGCCTGTACACCGAACTGCTCGAACGGGCGGTGCGCAGCATCCGCCTGGGCAAACTGCCGGACCTGGATGCGGGCGAAGAAGCGCGCGGTGCCGAGGTCGAACTGCATGTGCCGGCGTTGATCCCGGACGACTACCTGCCCGACGTGCACACCCGACTGACCCTGTACAAGCGCATCAGCAGCGCTCGCGACGGCGGTGAGCTGCGCGAACTGCAGGTGGAGATGATCGACCGCTTCGGCCTGCTGCCGGACCCGGCCAAGCACCTCTTCGCCATCGCCGAGCTCAAGCTGCAGGCCAACGTGCTGGGTATCCGCAAGCTGGAACTGGGCGAGAACGGTGGACGCATCGTGTTCAATCCCAAGCCGGAGATCGACCCGATGGCGGTGATCCAGCTGATCCAGAAGCAGCCCAAGCTGTATACGATGGATGGGCCGGACAAGCTGCGCATCAAGCACCCGTTGCCGCTGCCTGAAGACCGCTTCAGTGCCGCCAAGGCATTGCTGCTGACCCTGTCCCCGCGCTGA
- the gpmA gene encoding 2,3-diphosphoglycerate-dependent phosphoglycerate mutase has translation MTRKLVLLRHGQSQWNLDNRFTGWVDVELTEQGRREAAAAGRLMREEGLQFDVAHTSVLKRAIHTLQGALAELDQDWLPVSKSWRLNERHYGGLQGLDKAETAAKHGEDQVKIWRRSYDIPPPAMDIEDPGHPIHDRRYAGLDRNALPGTESLATTLDRVLPYWFDSIAPQLKDGKTVLVTAHGNSLRALYKYLNNVSQEAILELNIPTGIPLLFELNDDLTVQSFRYLGDPEAARKAAEAVANQGKAK, from the coding sequence GTGACCCGGAAACTCGTACTGTTGCGCCACGGCCAGAGCCAGTGGAACCTGGACAACCGCTTCACCGGCTGGGTGGACGTGGAACTGACTGAACAGGGCCGCCGCGAGGCAGCCGCCGCCGGCCGCCTGATGCGTGAAGAAGGCCTGCAGTTCGATGTCGCGCACACCTCGGTGCTCAAGCGCGCCATCCACACCCTGCAGGGCGCCCTGGCCGAGCTGGACCAGGACTGGCTGCCGGTCAGCAAGAGCTGGCGCTTGAACGAGCGCCATTACGGCGGCCTGCAGGGCCTGGACAAGGCCGAGACTGCGGCCAAGCACGGCGAGGACCAGGTCAAGATCTGGCGCCGTTCCTATGACATCCCGCCGCCGGCGATGGACATCGAAGACCCGGGTCACCCGATCCATGACCGTCGTTATGCCGGCCTGGACCGCAATGCGCTGCCCGGCACCGAATCGCTGGCCACCACGCTGGACCGCGTGCTGCCGTACTGGTTCGATTCCATCGCCCCGCAGCTGAAGGATGGCAAGACCGTACTGGTCACGGCCCACGGCAATTCGCTACGCGCGCTGTACAAGTACCTCAACAACGTCTCGCAGGAAGCCATCCTGGAGCTCAACATCCCGACCGGCATCCCGCTGCTGTTCGAACTCAACGACGACCTGACCGTGCAGTCGTTCCGCTACCTGGGCGACCCGGAAGCGGCGCGCAAGGCGGCTGAGGCCGTGGCGAACCAGGGCAAGGCGAAATAA
- a CDS encoding diguanylate cyclase → MHNVPNLDEASQPLALAWADTLARTPAAAATLLAGLSAESPPGLAHHFYDVLLEDPRASRFLSHDQVRLRLKPAMQRWLQQILTATPDSINALVAAQRVIGDVHARVGIPVDLVARGARVLKHRLFDRIIAQADESATAFAAIHCLSASMDIALEGMTLAYTHARERSSRTDAAYRLFSLVQNVSTERERQRALLLDWENALLYAMASQNAEAELTGLAQSEFGLWFTHKGIPSFGESSETGQVGALVAAVDTQLQEALAHADFAARFGALQGIRERLAQIRTLMGMLFERIGELDAGSDALTNLLNRRFLPTVLRREIELANSTQTPFSVLLLDLDHFKAINDAHGHDGGDRALQHVAALLGQLTRGSDYLFRYGGEEFVVVLVAATAAQAEVIAENLRKHIAQSPVQLANGHSLSLTTSIGVAAHDGHPDYERLMARADAAMYQAKKRGRDQVVVATDALPDAPGRQALQRG, encoded by the coding sequence GTGCATAACGTTCCAAATCTTGATGAGGCCAGCCAACCGCTGGCGCTGGCCTGGGCCGATACGCTGGCGCGGACGCCGGCGGCGGCGGCGACACTGCTGGCTGGCCTGTCGGCGGAGAGCCCGCCCGGGCTGGCCCACCATTTCTACGACGTGCTGCTCGAAGACCCGCGCGCCAGCCGCTTCCTCTCGCACGACCAGGTGCGGCTGCGCCTGAAACCGGCGATGCAGCGCTGGCTGCAGCAGATTCTCACCGCTACCCCGGACAGCATCAACGCGCTGGTCGCCGCCCAGCGCGTGATCGGTGACGTGCATGCCCGCGTGGGCATTCCGGTGGATCTGGTGGCCCGCGGTGCGCGTGTACTCAAGCATCGCCTGTTCGACCGCATCATCGCGCAGGCCGACGAAAGTGCGACCGCCTTCGCGGCGATCCACTGCCTCAGCGCCTCGATGGACATCGCGCTGGAAGGCATGACGCTGGCGTATACGCATGCACGCGAGCGTTCCTCGCGAACGGATGCGGCTTACCGCCTGTTCTCGCTGGTGCAGAACGTCAGCACCGAGCGCGAACGGCAGCGTGCCCTGCTGCTGGATTGGGAAAACGCCCTGCTCTATGCGATGGCCAGCCAGAATGCCGAGGCCGAGCTCACCGGGCTGGCCCAGTCCGAGTTCGGCCTGTGGTTTACCCACAAGGGCATTCCCAGCTTCGGCGAAAGCAGCGAAACCGGCCAGGTCGGCGCGCTGGTGGCCGCGGTCGATACACAGCTGCAGGAAGCCTTGGCGCATGCTGATTTCGCGGCGCGCTTCGGCGCATTGCAGGGGATCCGCGAGCGGCTGGCGCAGATCCGCACGCTGATGGGCATGTTGTTCGAACGGATCGGTGAGCTCGATGCCGGCAGCGATGCCCTGACCAATCTGCTCAACCGCCGCTTCCTGCCAACCGTGCTGCGCCGGGAGATCGAACTGGCCAATTCCACGCAGACACCGTTCTCGGTGTTGCTGCTGGATCTGGATCACTTCAAGGCGATCAACGACGCGCACGGACACGATGGGGGCGACCGCGCCCTGCAGCACGTGGCCGCCCTGCTCGGCCAGCTCACCCGCGGCAGCGACTACCTGTTCCGCTATGGCGGGGAGGAGTTCGTGGTGGTGCTGGTCGCCGCGACTGCCGCGCAGGCCGAGGTGATCGCCGAGAACCTGCGCAAGCACATCGCGCAGAGCCCGGTGCAGCTGGCCAACGGCCACAGCTTGTCGTTGACCACCAGCATCGGCGTGGCCGCACACGATGGCCACCCCGATTACGAGCGGCTGATGGCGCGCGCCGATGCAGCGATGTACCAGGCCAAGAAGCGGGGCCGTGACCAGGTGGTAGTGGCTACCGACGCACTGCCCGACGCCCCGGGCCGGCAGGCCCTGCAGCGCGGGTGA
- a CDS encoding HD domain-containing phosphohydrolase, protein MPKPRPPDLLHAQACLIDALSVSLQMRDAYTRHHCDRVGLLAQHLALHCDLDEDACAQVGLAARFHDIGKIGIPDEVLLSPRRHSDEERAIMREHPVRGEHIFLATGRSDAAPVARLIRAHHEAFDGSGYPDGLQGEAIPLGARIVTIVDAYDAMTSVRPYRAAMEHETVLRILDEQAGGLIDPYVLQRFHGMLRNEPALA, encoded by the coding sequence ATGCCCAAGCCCAGACCTCCCGACCTCCTGCACGCGCAGGCCTGCCTGATCGACGCCCTGTCGGTGTCGCTGCAGATGCGTGATGCCTATACCCGCCACCACTGTGACCGCGTGGGCCTTCTTGCGCAGCACCTTGCCCTGCACTGCGACCTGGATGAGGACGCCTGTGCGCAGGTCGGCCTGGCCGCGCGCTTCCACGACATCGGCAAGATCGGCATCCCCGACGAGGTACTGCTGAGCCCGCGCCGGCACAGCGACGAAGAGCGCGCGATCATGCGCGAGCACCCGGTGCGCGGCGAGCACATTTTCCTGGCCACCGGTCGCAGCGATGCGGCACCGGTCGCTCGCCTGATCCGCGCGCACCATGAAGCGTTCGACGGCAGCGGCTATCCCGATGGCCTGCAAGGCGAGGCCATTCCGCTCGGCGCCCGCATCGTCACCATCGTCGATGCCTACGATGCGATGACCAGCGTGCGCCCTTACCGCGCGGCGATGGAGCACGAGACGGTGCTGCGGATCCTCGATGAGCAGGCCGGTGGTCTGATCGATCCCTACGTGCTGCAGCGTTTCCACGGCATGCTCAGGAACGAGCCGGCGCTGGCCTGA